From Mycolicibacterium nivoides, a single genomic window includes:
- the bioB gene encoding biotin synthase BioB, giving the protein MAREQVLERGVGLDRDQTLQVLQLPDDQLEELLALAHEVRMKWCGPEVEVEGIISLKTGGCPEDCHFCSQSGLFASPVRSAWLDIPSLVEAAKQTAKTGATEFCIVAAVRGPDERLLAQVAAGIEAIRNEVDIQIACSLGMLTQEQVDRLKEMGVHRYNHNLETAQSFFPNVVTTHSWEERWGTLEMVREAGMEVCCGGILGMGETLEQRAEFAANLAELNPHEVPLNFLNPRPGTPFGDLEVLPASEALKAVAAFRLALPRTMLRFAGGREITLGDLGAKQGILGGINAVIVGNYLTTLGRPAESDLELLDDLQMPIKALNASL; this is encoded by the coding sequence ATGGCTCGCGAGCAGGTTCTGGAGCGTGGCGTCGGCCTCGACCGGGATCAGACGCTGCAGGTGCTGCAGCTTCCCGACGACCAGCTCGAGGAGCTGCTGGCCCTGGCCCACGAGGTCCGGATGAAGTGGTGCGGTCCCGAGGTCGAGGTCGAGGGCATCATCAGCCTCAAGACCGGCGGCTGCCCGGAGGACTGCCACTTCTGTTCACAGTCGGGCCTGTTCGCCTCCCCGGTGCGCAGCGCCTGGCTCGACATCCCGAGCCTTGTCGAGGCCGCCAAGCAGACCGCCAAGACCGGTGCCACCGAGTTCTGCATCGTGGCTGCGGTGCGTGGCCCCGACGAGCGGCTGCTGGCCCAGGTGGCCGCTGGTATCGAGGCGATCCGCAACGAGGTCGACATCCAGATCGCGTGCTCGCTGGGCATGCTGACCCAGGAGCAGGTGGACCGCCTCAAGGAAATGGGCGTGCACCGCTACAACCACAATCTGGAGACGGCGCAGTCGTTCTTCCCCAATGTCGTCACGACCCACTCCTGGGAAGAGCGCTGGGGCACGCTGGAGATGGTGCGTGAGGCCGGTATGGAGGTCTGCTGCGGCGGCATCCTGGGCATGGGGGAGACGCTGGAGCAGCGTGCCGAGTTCGCCGCCAACCTGGCCGAGCTGAACCCGCACGAGGTGCCGCTGAACTTCCTCAACCCTCGCCCGGGCACACCGTTCGGCGATCTCGAGGTGCTGCCGGCGTCGGAGGCGCTCAAGGCGGTGGCCGCGTTCCGGCTGGCGCTGCCGCGCACCATGCTGCGCTTCGCCGGTGGCCGTGAGATCACCCTCGGTGACCTCGGCGCCAAGCAGGGCATCCTGGGCGGCATCAACGCCGTCATCGTCGGCAACTACCTGACCACGCTGGGTCGCCCGGCCGAGTCGGACCTGGAATTGCTCGACGATCTGCAGATGCCGATCAAGGCCCTCAACGCCAGCCTGTAG
- a CDS encoding DUF2567 domain-containing protein: MSLSGEEQKAPMSLSGEEQMLSVDPAPADIPGAPRVSRQRAVLIVIAALAVAGAVVGALWAFLAPGVHGVVALTRSGDRVHAYLGGESDHFFTSAFIFVGLLVVLGVVAAVALWQWTPHRGPVLVAALSAGCAVATAVAAGVGAALAHWRFGSLDIAGAPVTPDNRVHYVVEAASVFFGHTPLQIAGTILFPAAMAAMVYALIAVSTVRDDLGAWPPVQTPTYPVIPPVISSPGA, encoded by the coding sequence ATGAGCCTCTCGGGCGAAGAGCAGAAGGCACCGATGAGCCTCTCGGGCGAAGAGCAGATGCTGTCGGTCGACCCGGCCCCCGCTGATATCCCGGGCGCACCGCGCGTTTCGCGTCAGCGGGCGGTACTGATCGTCATCGCCGCTCTTGCCGTGGCGGGTGCCGTCGTCGGTGCGCTGTGGGCGTTCCTGGCCCCCGGAGTGCATGGCGTGGTGGCGTTGACCCGCAGCGGTGACCGGGTGCACGCCTACCTGGGCGGCGAATCCGACCACTTCTTCACCTCGGCGTTCATATTCGTCGGCTTGCTCGTCGTCCTGGGCGTCGTGGCGGCGGTGGCACTGTGGCAGTGGACCCCGCACCGCGGGCCGGTTCTGGTCGCCGCGTTGTCCGCCGGTTGTGCGGTGGCCACGGCGGTGGCCGCGGGTGTCGGTGCGGCACTTGCGCATTGGCGGTTCGGTTCGCTCGATATCGCGGGTGCACCGGTCACACCGGACAACCGTGTCCACTATGTGGTGGAAGCGGCGTCGGTCTTCTTCGGGCACACGCCGCTGCAGATCGCCGGCACGATCCTGTTCCCGGCGGCGATGGCCGCGATGGTCTACGCGTTGATCGCGGTCTCGACGGTTCGCGATGATCTGGGCGCCTGGCCCCCTGTGCAGACGCCGACGTATCCGGTGATTCCGCCGGTGATCAGTTCACCTGGGGCTTGA
- a CDS encoding VOC family protein, translating into MSGSITYRTGAVRYQVTDVERAVAFYTEHLGFDIALRGGPAFASVANGHLTLFLSGPGSSGARQLPDGTPQTPGGNNRFVLEVDDLDAAITELRGAGIVFRNTVETGPGGRQIQLSDPDGNPVELFEAAAVKPQVN; encoded by the coding sequence ATGTCTGGATCCATCACCTACCGAACCGGCGCAGTCCGCTACCAGGTCACCGACGTCGAACGCGCGGTCGCTTTCTACACCGAGCATCTCGGGTTTGATATCGCCCTCCGTGGCGGACCGGCGTTCGCGTCGGTGGCCAACGGCCATCTCACCCTGTTCTTGAGCGGGCCGGGAAGCTCGGGCGCACGTCAACTGCCTGACGGCACCCCGCAGACACCCGGAGGCAACAACCGATTCGTGCTCGAGGTCGATGACCTCGACGCGGCCATCACAGAGTTGCGCGGTGCCGGCATCGTGTTCCGCAACACGGTGGAGACAGGGCCCGGCGGCAGGCAGATCCAGCTCAGCGATCCCGACGGCAACCCCGTCGAGCTGTTCGAGGCGGCTGCTGTCAAGCCCCAGGTGAACTGA
- a CDS encoding helix-turn-helix transcriptional regulator: protein MRYIRQPPSVALRNSVDHLWCIADGPTYSAERILPTGTTELVINLSADAVTITNHQGSQRFSGTVVSGPYARPFDIDASEHTAMVGVHFKPGGVRAVLGVSPDELLGAHINLDAVWNGAVADLRSEVCAAKSITQRLAIVERALLARLHDDRELTREVAFAVNTLSLGRQPPIEKLAREVGFSHRRLIQLFTTQVGMPPKRFARLQRFRHAHDAVSGALSAPHWSIFATEHGYADQSHMIREFQEFSGMTPAEQLRRSGYVAKDDHIALEP, encoded by the coding sequence ATGCGTTACATCCGTCAACCCCCGTCGGTGGCCTTGCGCAACAGCGTCGACCACTTGTGGTGTATTGCGGACGGACCCACGTATTCCGCCGAGCGAATCCTGCCCACCGGCACCACCGAACTCGTCATCAATCTCAGCGCTGACGCCGTCACCATAACGAACCATCAAGGTTCACAACGATTTTCGGGAACCGTGGTCTCGGGCCCCTACGCCCGGCCGTTCGACATCGACGCCAGCGAGCACACCGCCATGGTCGGCGTGCATTTCAAGCCGGGCGGCGTACGCGCAGTCCTCGGAGTATCACCGGACGAGCTACTCGGCGCTCACATCAATCTCGACGCGGTGTGGAACGGCGCGGTTGCCGACCTCCGTTCCGAGGTCTGCGCGGCAAAGTCGATCACACAACGCCTGGCGATCGTCGAACGCGCATTGCTCGCCCGGCTACACGACGACCGCGAACTGACACGTGAAGTGGCCTTTGCCGTGAACACCCTCAGCCTCGGCCGCCAACCGCCGATCGAAAAACTGGCCCGCGAAGTCGGCTTCAGCCACCGCAGGCTGATCCAGCTGTTCACGACCCAGGTCGGAATGCCACCCAAACGGTTTGCCCGCCTGCAGCGGTTCCGGCACGCACACGACGCCGTCTCCGGGGCACTGTCAGCGCCGCATTGGTCCATCTTCGCCACCGAGCACGGATACGCCGACCAGTCACACATGATCCGGGAGTTCCAGGAATTCTCCGGGATGACACCCGCCGAGCAACTACGCCGAAGCGGGTACGTCGCGAAGGACGACCACATCGCGCTTGAGCCATAG